One window of the Salvia miltiorrhiza cultivar Shanhuang (shh) chromosome 6, IMPLAD_Smil_shh, whole genome shotgun sequence genome contains the following:
- the LOC130988421 gene encoding uncharacterized protein LOC130988421 isoform X5, with the protein MHSSISDALMAAVVKMETTDAASPYDLEYRASEDDAWYSVCAVLDAAAETLTVKYMCSPEVYEVVFSAGNFQTEAQVEELVARFRPVSQQLQDEECLRLSIGTTVCAAHGTGDNDLRFYDAVVEAVDRRTHSFVGGEEECLCTFVLVWQHGRGRGTLTSVNIASICFLEPATQIDPRISAFAKMARKNTTSFKSMSAPASVDLASNGPSKGKKNSRISITNDLELPQNRPVESEITAKLKTQTKQMEADSAKISNYDQCTNQDEDMGPKPCNTNDSATSDGLFFLLIYNLEKDLSPSSIKSFIYEKTTILPEAYVFPSHVSQPFARGAIMVDSQMKVQTIYEYLDNPNHFVVSSSGSKDLVKMTKYGENENEYGTADILIVQHRPPRGGIKVCTRCKSRAPAV; encoded by the exons ATGCACAGCAGCATTTCGGACGCGTTAATGGCGGCCGTCGTGAAGATGGAGACGACAGATGCGGCGTCGCCATACGACCTCGAGTACAGAGCCAGCGAGGACGACGCCTGGTACAGCGTGTGCGCCGTTTTGGACGCCGCCGCGGAGACGCTAACCGTCAAGTACATGTGCTCGCCGGAGGTCTACGAGGTAGTCTTCTCCGCAGGGAATTTCCAGACGGAGGCACAGGTGGAGGAGCTGGTCGCCCGGTTCAGACCGGTTTCGCAGCAGCTGCAGGATGAGGAGTGCCTGAGGCTGTCGATCGGAACCACCGTCTGCGCCGCACATGGCACCGGCGACAATGACCTGAGGTTCTACGACGCCGTTGTTGAAGCG GTGGACCGCAGGACACATTCATTTGTTGGTGGGGAAGAGGAATGCTTGTGCACTTTTGTGCTAGTCTGGCAACATGGACGTGGTCGTGGTACTTTGACCTCTGTTAACATAGCCAGCATATGCTTCTTAGAACCTGCAACACAAATTGATCCTAGAATCAGTGCTTTTGCAAAAATGGCCAGGAAGAACACCACGTCTTTCAAGTCTATGTCAGCTCCAGCTAGTGTTGACTTAGCATCCAATGGACCATCGAAAGGAAAAAAGAATAGTCGCATATCTATTACAAATGATTTAGAATTGCCTCAGAATAGACCTGTG GAATCAGAAATTACCGCGAAGCTTAaaactcaaacaaaacaaatggAAG CAGATTCAGCAAAGATTAGCAATTATGACCAATGTACAAATCAAGATGAAGATATGGGACCAAAACCTTGCAATACTAATGATTCGGCTACAAGTGATGGtctcttttttttattgatcTATAATTTGGAGAAAGACCTTTCCCCATCATCGATCAAGAGCTTCATTTATGAGAAAACTACTATTCTGCCAGAAGCATATGTGTTTCCAAGTCACGTCTCACAACCATTTGCAAGAGGAGCCATAATGGTGGATAGTCAAATGAAGGTTCAGACTATATATGAATACTTGGACAATCCTAACCACTTTGTTGTGTCTTCAAGCGGAAG tAAGGATCTAGTGAAAATGACCAAATAtggtgagaatgagaatgaatATGGGACGGCAGATATTCTGATAGTGCAGCACCGACCACCGAGAGGT